A stretch of the Bacillus sp. FJAT-18017 genome encodes the following:
- a CDS encoding nuclease-related domain-containing protein, with amino-acid sequence MLYKAKTKSEEHLILEYLDRRMSLKESDKQRLYRLNKGYEGEVQFEKLTSGLQTPCIILNDLTFKVNNSTIQIDSSLLFGRILKFYEVKNLEGDYYLNDDKFFMRDGTEKNNPLLQMKRSESLYRQLLKELGFDLSIEASTVFVNPAFTMYNAPLNQPIIYPTQLTRLTNQLNKIPSNLTQSHWSLADKLISLNQEKSEYTTLPDYRFDNQKKGVTCYKCHSFDIGVIGYKVVCMQCGHHEDVEAAVMRSIDELKMLFPNIKLSTSIVYDWCSIVSQSKIRRVLKKNFNIVGVHQWSFYE; translated from the coding sequence ATGCTTTACAAAGCCAAAACCAAATCTGAAGAACACCTAATCCTAGAATACCTTGACAGGCGCATGAGCTTGAAGGAATCTGACAAACAGCGTCTATACAGACTAAATAAGGGATACGAAGGAGAAGTTCAATTTGAAAAACTGACATCCGGATTGCAAACACCATGCATCATTTTGAATGACCTAACCTTCAAAGTTAACAACTCAACGATTCAAATCGATTCGTCACTCTTATTTGGAAGAATACTCAAATTCTATGAAGTAAAAAATCTTGAAGGTGACTATTATCTCAATGACGACAAGTTTTTTATGCGGGACGGTACAGAGAAAAACAATCCTCTGCTCCAAATGAAACGGAGTGAAAGCCTGTATCGCCAATTATTAAAAGAGTTAGGTTTCGACTTATCCATCGAAGCTTCAACCGTGTTCGTCAACCCTGCGTTCACCATGTACAACGCCCCACTCAACCAGCCAATCATTTATCCAACCCAACTTACTCGATTAACAAATCAATTAAATAAGATTCCTTCAAATTTGACCCAGTCCCATTGGTCTCTCGCTGACAAACTCATTTCTTTAAACCAGGAGAAATCGGAATACACCACACTACCTGACTATCGATTCGACAACCAAAAAAAAGGGGTCACCTGTTACAAGTGCCACTCCTTTGATATAGGTGTTATTGGATATAAAGTAGTTTGTATGCAGTGTGGCCACCATGAGGACGTAGAAGCAGCTGTAATGCGGAGTATAGATGAGCTAAAGATGCTCTTTCCAAATATAAAACTATCAACTAGTATCGTTTACGACTGGTGTTCAATTGTTAGCCAAAGCAAGATTAGGAGAGTCTTGAAGAAGAATTTTAATATAGTAGGAGTCCACCAATGGTCTTTTTATGAATAA
- a CDS encoding reverse transcriptase-like protein translates to MTNQETPEVLLQRKEIQTKLTLSKAELNMHIREGMPHYFIANQYRFLESEVKQWLEACEMQKELEKEFLAQKGKSNKYVTDEILIKTLGIEKERLPSLRKTGMPFKEVGFRYFYPIKDVLNYFGRGTPTESILKVLKKKQLTWFENVPVEVPILIVDGSYSKSNKAGSGIVTVENRKVYTGHCNVRNIVTKKSETCEFLAIMDALELIKERNFKKSIIFTDQKKWVSEFVISEELVEDSIKPLAKMVNQLRGRMKGKVEIRYVGMLYGGKNNLLYLTAHKYSREYNNKIYQNLQFE, encoded by the coding sequence ATGACAAACCAGGAAACTCCGGAAGTTTTATTGCAAAGGAAAGAGATACAAACCAAGCTTACTCTTTCAAAGGCTGAACTTAACATGCATATTAGGGAAGGAATGCCCCATTATTTTATTGCCAACCAATATCGTTTTTTAGAAAGTGAAGTGAAGCAGTGGTTGGAGGCATGCGAAATGCAAAAGGAGCTTGAAAAGGAATTTTTAGCTCAAAAAGGGAAGTCAAATAAATATGTAACAGATGAAATTTTAATAAAAACTTTAGGCATTGAAAAAGAAAGACTGCCCAGCCTCCGGAAAACTGGAATGCCCTTTAAGGAAGTTGGCTTTCGCTATTTTTATCCCATTAAGGATGTCCTGAACTACTTTGGAAGAGGAACACCGACCGAGTCAATTTTAAAAGTACTGAAGAAAAAACAACTAACCTGGTTTGAGAATGTCCCCGTAGAGGTACCAATCCTTATTGTCGATGGGTCTTATTCCAAATCTAATAAAGCAGGCAGCGGGATTGTAACAGTGGAAAACAGAAAAGTATATACAGGACATTGCAATGTTAGAAACATCGTAACCAAGAAATCCGAGACCTGTGAATTTCTTGCGATTATGGATGCATTGGAATTAATTAAGGAAAGAAACTTTAAAAAATCTATTATATTTACTGATCAGAAAAAATGGGTTAGTGAGTTTGTCATCTCTGAAGAACTAGTAGAGGATTCCATTAAGCCGCTGGCTAAAATGGTTAACCAGTTACGGGGAAGGATGAAGGGAAAGGTAGAGATACGATATGTAGGAATGTTATATGGAGGGAAAAATAACCTTCTCTATCTAACTGCCCATAAATATAGCAGGGAATACAATAATAAAATATACCAAAACCTCCAGTTCGAGTGA
- a CDS encoding hydroxysqualene dehydroxylase — protein MENIDALIVGCGLAGLSAGHELTRRGKKVLLLEREQVVGGRTSSYRLKGMHVESGFHRYIGYYTHLPRLLRRAGIRLNDIFMWEEKIHIRVHQGKPIVLGLAPLLGMIKTAKGLANDSPFLTMEDKLSLVPFFADGFKDYLANPGELDKVSIWEYAGKHKVTDQAFNHLIVPLSAGIFFLPPERYSAYAFFGLFAPAIPRFYKMRIGAYLGGMTEVMCQPIADSIQQLGGVVKTNAKVDSILFEDGKVTGVRLEDGSKYHAPHTILATTLHCAKDLLKPHFEKHEWFQPMFSLPMMPAVSFQIELTEPVSPIDVTTFAPETCLGSFAEQSRTTFQESKGRLSIILTPPEKFLKLKPKETLKIVIEDAKKVGIDLEGKILDYRQINHNYDFHSLEPGNQKLRPAQETPIDGLILAGDYTQQPYFATMENWRQS, from the coding sequence GTGGAAAATATAGATGCACTGATCGTAGGCTGCGGGCTGGCAGGATTGTCGGCAGGGCATGAACTGACCCGGAGAGGTAAAAAAGTGCTTTTGCTGGAGCGTGAACAGGTGGTCGGCGGCCGAACCTCTTCTTATCGACTAAAAGGAATGCACGTGGAATCCGGATTCCATCGTTACATCGGCTATTATACGCATTTGCCAAGGCTGCTGCGTAGGGCGGGAATTCGGCTTAATGACATTTTCATGTGGGAGGAAAAAATCCATATCCGCGTCCATCAAGGCAAGCCGATTGTGCTTGGGCTCGCACCGCTACTCGGCATGATAAAAACAGCAAAGGGACTAGCAAACGATTCGCCGTTTCTGACGATGGAGGATAAGCTGTCACTTGTCCCTTTTTTCGCCGATGGCTTCAAGGATTATCTTGCCAATCCTGGGGAGCTTGACAAAGTGTCAATCTGGGAATATGCCGGCAAGCACAAGGTGACCGACCAGGCCTTTAACCACCTGATTGTCCCTCTCAGTGCCGGGATATTCTTCTTGCCGCCGGAGCGTTATTCGGCTTATGCTTTTTTTGGGCTGTTCGCCCCGGCCATCCCGAGATTTTATAAAATGAGAATTGGGGCTTATCTTGGCGGGATGACCGAGGTGATGTGCCAGCCGATTGCGGATAGCATCCAACAGCTAGGCGGTGTAGTAAAAACAAATGCCAAGGTTGATTCCATCCTCTTCGAAGATGGGAAGGTAACAGGTGTCAGGCTCGAGGACGGCAGCAAATATCACGCTCCGCACACAATCCTGGCAACTACGCTCCATTGCGCAAAGGACCTGCTGAAGCCGCATTTTGAAAAACACGAATGGTTTCAGCCGATGTTTAGCCTGCCGATGATGCCGGCCGTCAGCTTCCAAATTGAATTGACCGAGCCAGTCAGCCCGATTGACGTGACCACCTTTGCCCCTGAAACGTGCCTAGGCAGCTTTGCCGAACAATCACGGACGACGTTTCAGGAATCAAAGGGTAGGTTGTCCATCATCCTCACACCTCCTGAAAAATTCCTGAAGCTAAAGCCAAAGGAAACCTTGAAAATCGTTATCGAAGACGCAAAAAAGGTCGGCATAGACCTCGAGGGTAAAATCCTTGATTACCGCCAGATTAACCACAATTACGACTTTCACTCGCTGGAGCCTGGCAACCAGAAGCTTCGGCCAGCACAGGAAACGCCGATTGATGGGCTGATACTTGCCGGCGATTACACCCAGCAGCCATACTTTGCAACGATGGAAAATTGGCGGCAAAGCTAA
- a CDS encoding sensor domain-containing diguanylate cyclase, giving the protein MEPLKSSFWKRSLLGRKESREFEQYLDQIAFERLFWVAVLVVAAYPLFFIADIFLFRDLDDIAVRVNFFVIHSIAFTVSAAYLHVRAKLTKLPKRRINYSYIAFYLLIGLVSALNSQLLTGGTIDFYLIIMFAIAIIFPIKPLHFFGMLAVSQLIFLGAVAELNHNQVSILTKQINSTGAAAISLLIGYSFYTKRGQEFLSQAKLKGREENFRKLFSMNPTPLVLANFEENKVLLINRQAREFFTLHGLPLPQLDTSFLFRDLIEKKAILDQLRGKESLQNYVMEYPDSGFGSRWAMLNFEKINYMDEGCVLVGVSDITPLKMKEEELQRHASFDMLTGILNRRRGIEILNHHINARDGQEFTLCFVDINDLKLVNDRFGHFAGDEMIKTLCSIIIGKIGPEDTFFRLGGDEFVILFARKDASKVRHLWESISDAFEIFNLTSNSDYRLSASIGLYHYTPGCGATAEEMLELADKEMYKEKSAFKPMGNL; this is encoded by the coding sequence ATGGAACCACTAAAATCAAGCTTTTGGAAACGTTCACTTCTTGGCCGGAAGGAAAGCCGGGAATTTGAGCAATACCTCGACCAAATTGCCTTTGAGAGGCTTTTTTGGGTCGCAGTTTTGGTTGTTGCCGCATATCCGCTGTTTTTTATTGCCGATATTTTCTTATTCAGAGATTTGGATGATATCGCGGTCAGGGTGAATTTTTTTGTAATCCATTCAATTGCGTTCACTGTGTCAGCCGCTTATCTTCATGTCCGGGCCAAGCTGACCAAGCTTCCAAAGAGGCGGATTAATTATTCCTATATCGCCTTTTATTTGCTGATCGGGCTTGTTTCAGCGCTTAACAGCCAGTTGCTGACCGGCGGTACAATCGATTTTTATCTAATTATTATGTTTGCGATTGCGATTATCTTTCCGATTAAGCCGCTTCATTTTTTTGGCATGCTCGCCGTGTCCCAGCTGATTTTTCTCGGCGCTGTTGCCGAGTTGAATCATAATCAAGTTTCAATTCTCACTAAACAAATCAATTCAACAGGAGCCGCCGCGATTTCCCTGCTGATTGGCTATAGTTTTTATACAAAACGGGGACAGGAGTTTCTCAGCCAGGCGAAGCTAAAAGGAAGGGAAGAAAATTTTCGGAAGCTGTTCAGCATGAATCCAACACCGCTTGTTCTTGCAAATTTTGAAGAAAATAAGGTGCTGCTAATTAACCGCCAGGCAAGGGAATTCTTTACTTTGCACGGCCTTCCCCTTCCGCAGCTGGATACAAGCTTCCTGTTTCGGGACCTGATTGAAAAGAAAGCTATTCTTGATCAGCTCCGCGGGAAGGAAAGTTTGCAAAATTATGTAATGGAATATCCAGATAGCGGATTTGGCTCGAGGTGGGCGATGCTTAATTTTGAAAAGATCAATTATATGGATGAGGGATGTGTGCTTGTCGGGGTTTCGGATATTACTCCTTTGAAAATGAAGGAGGAGGAGCTGCAGCGCCATGCTTCCTTTGACATGCTGACCGGAATTCTGAACCGGCGCCGCGGCATCGAGATTCTAAATCACCACATAAACGCCCGGGATGGCCAGGAGTTTACGCTTTGCTTTGTTGACATTAACGATTTGAAGCTGGTCAATGACCGCTTCGGCCACTTTGCCGGGGATGAGATGATTAAAACGCTTTGTTCAATCATTATTGGAAAAATTGGCCCCGAAGATACATTTTTCAGGCTTGGCGGCGACGAATTCGTAATTCTTTTTGCACGGAAGGATGCTTCAAAAGTGCGGCATCTATGGGAGTCGATTTCCGATGCCTTTGAGATCTTTAATTTAACATCCAATTCCGACTATCGCCTATCCGCAAGCATCGGGCTGTACCACTATACCCCGGGCTGCGGGGCAACCGCTGAGGAAATGCTGGAGTTGGCCGACAAGGAAATGTACAAAGAAAAATCGGCGTTTAAGCCGATGGGAAATTTATAG
- a CDS encoding zinc-dependent alcohol dehydrogenase, translated as MKAVTFQGAKDIQVKNVDDPRIEKPDDIIVRITSTAICGSDLHIYVGALPTHPGYVIGHEPMGIVEEVGSEVTKVKKGDRVIIPFNISCGECFFCQHEMESQCDNSNPNPLLDSAGYFGFTERYGNYPGGQAEYLRVPYGNFMPFVIPESCELEDEALLFMSDVLPTAWWSVENAGVKKGDTVIVLGCGPIGLMAQKFAWMHGAERIIAVDNVPYRLMKAKTMNNVEIYNFDDHDGEIEAGKFLRELTNGGAQVVIDCVGMDGKKSPIEKVQQKLKLQGGTLGPIQIAMNAVQKFGTIQVTGAYGALYNAFPLGHIWERNLTVKTGQAPVIHYMPMLFDKITNGEFDPTEIITHKVPLDDAAKAYQIFHDHEDEVVKVILKP; from the coding sequence ATGAAGGCAGTTACGTTCCAGGGTGCGAAGGATATTCAGGTTAAGAATGTGGATGATCCGAGGATTGAGAAGCCGGATGATATTATTGTCCGGATTACGTCGACGGCAATTTGCGGGTCGGATTTGCATATTTATGTAGGTGCGCTGCCGACTCATCCGGGTTACGTGATTGGCCATGAGCCGATGGGAATTGTCGAAGAGGTCGGGTCAGAGGTCACAAAGGTAAAGAAGGGAGACAGGGTTATCATCCCGTTCAATATTTCCTGCGGGGAGTGTTTTTTCTGCCAGCATGAAATGGAGAGCCAGTGCGATAACTCGAATCCAAACCCGCTTCTCGATTCGGCGGGTTATTTCGGATTTACAGAGCGATATGGGAATTATCCAGGCGGACAAGCTGAATATTTGCGCGTGCCGTATGGGAATTTCATGCCGTTTGTGATTCCGGAGTCGTGTGAGCTTGAGGATGAAGCACTGCTGTTCATGTCGGATGTCCTGCCGACTGCATGGTGGAGTGTTGAGAATGCCGGGGTGAAGAAGGGTGATACGGTCATTGTACTTGGATGCGGCCCCATCGGCCTGATGGCGCAAAAATTCGCCTGGATGCACGGTGCAGAGCGTATCATCGCGGTTGACAATGTACCATACCGCTTAATGAAGGCAAAAACGATGAACAATGTTGAAATTTACAATTTTGATGACCATGACGGTGAAATTGAAGCTGGGAAGTTCCTGCGTGAGCTGACAAATGGCGGTGCACAGGTCGTCATTGACTGCGTTGGTATGGACGGAAAGAAATCACCGATTGAAAAAGTTCAGCAAAAACTGAAGCTCCAGGGTGGTACGCTTGGCCCAATCCAAATTGCTATGAACGCGGTCCAGAAGTTTGGAACAATCCAGGTGACCGGTGCTTATGGTGCACTGTATAACGCATTCCCGCTAGGGCATATTTGGGAAAGGAACCTTACCGTTAAAACTGGACAGGCTCCGGTTATCCACTATATGCCGATGCTGTTTGATAAAATTACGAATGGCGAATTCGACCCGACCGAAATCATCACGCACAAGGTGCCGCTTGACGATGCCGCAAAGGCGTACCAAATTTTCCATGACCATGAGGATGAGGTCGTTAAGGTTATCTTGAAGCCATAG
- a CDS encoding alkaline phosphatase, with translation MKNSLKKKVLTIAAASAVALGTLGGTFLSGSSADAGTTYKSNHGKVKNVIFMVPDGYSASYATNYRWFKGKESQMDSILVGMHRTYSANSEVTDSAAAGTAMATGVKTNNGMISTTPDGKEVKTILETVEEKGKATGLVATSTITHATPAVFASHVPSRADEAAIAPQLIENGVDVILGGGKKYFPDALLADAREDGYKVVADRNGLAGASKSNKLIGLFADDALAPEIDRDATNQPSLAEMTDSALKVLKKDKDGFFLMVEGSQIDWAGHDHDAAWAMNDVKAFEEAVAKALAFAKKDKHTLVVIAGDHDTGGMSVGGYGVYDAKVEVLRNVTASGDFMVSKLDANRSNVKDVVKQYTGLDLTDAEAEKIRTASKPDMAINDVISERALVGWTSTQHTGVDVPVYAFGPGSDLFAGLHENTAFPVLIAKAMKIPFGGNR, from the coding sequence ATGAAAAACTCGTTGAAGAAGAAAGTTTTAACAATTGCGGCTGCTTCCGCTGTTGCACTCGGGACACTTGGCGGAACATTCCTGAGCGGATCAAGCGCCGATGCCGGTACAACCTACAAATCGAATCATGGTAAAGTAAAAAACGTCATCTTCATGGTTCCGGATGGTTACTCCGCGTCGTACGCAACCAACTATCGCTGGTTCAAGGGCAAGGAAAGCCAAATGGATTCCATTCTGGTCGGAATGCACCGTACATACTCAGCTAATTCAGAAGTCACCGACTCAGCTGCCGCCGGAACCGCAATGGCGACAGGAGTTAAAACAAACAATGGAATGATTAGCACTACTCCAGACGGCAAGGAAGTAAAAACAATCCTTGAAACAGTTGAAGAAAAAGGCAAGGCAACTGGACTCGTCGCGACATCGACCATCACTCACGCAACACCGGCCGTTTTTGCTTCCCACGTGCCTTCTCGTGCTGACGAAGCAGCAATTGCACCGCAGCTAATTGAAAATGGCGTCGATGTCATCCTCGGCGGCGGTAAGAAATACTTCCCGGATGCACTTCTGGCAGATGCCCGAGAGGACGGCTACAAGGTTGTTGCTGATAGGAATGGCCTTGCTGGCGCATCAAAATCCAACAAGCTGATTGGCTTATTCGCGGATGATGCGCTTGCGCCGGAAATTGACAGGGATGCCACCAATCAGCCAAGCCTTGCAGAGATGACCGACTCGGCATTGAAGGTCCTGAAAAAGGATAAAGACGGTTTCTTCCTGATGGTTGAAGGCAGCCAAATCGACTGGGCCGGCCATGACCACGATGCAGCCTGGGCGATGAACGATGTTAAGGCCTTTGAAGAAGCAGTCGCAAAAGCACTTGCATTCGCGAAAAAGGACAAGCACACTCTTGTCGTCATCGCGGGTGACCATGACACAGGCGGCATGAGTGTCGGCGGCTATGGCGTCTATGATGCAAAGGTTGAAGTCCTCCGCAACGTAACCGCGTCCGGCGACTTCATGGTCTCGAAGCTCGACGCAAACCGCAGCAACGTGAAAGATGTCGTCAAGCAATACACAGGTCTTGATCTGACCGATGCAGAAGCGGAAAAAATTCGTACAGCATCCAAGCCGGATATGGCAATCAATGACGTCATCTCCGAACGCGCACTCGTCGGCTGGACCAGCACCCAGCACACCGGTGTTGACGTACCGGTCTACGCATTCGGCCCAGGCTCCGACCTGTTTGCAGGACTGCACGAAAATACCGCTTTCCCAGTTTTGATTGCAAAAGCTATGAAAATCCCGTTCGGAGGGAACAGATAA
- a CDS encoding NERD domain-containing protein produces the protein MIIKQRVKNPYLCQLEALDLRVPDHLPQKQEIATQLNKEMAGYKGELAVEYPLSFLPHNDFHIIHGIRLKGSTYHFQIDTLLLARSLIIPLEIKNFTGKIKFEENGQFTRTGANGKQEGYLNPLIQANYQSHQLRQWLSKRGYHDIPILPLVIIAFPSTIIEFNPLNTEVNEKVHHCGKFPTVVTNLQDNYPVDILNTSQLQSLSKLITSSHQPYFSTISKQFRISNDDYSKGVWCPNCGNFHMIRVRGTWKCTPCGYTSPKAHLPALLNDYPLLINNTITNRQARDFLQVNSDTVIKKLLQNSLSSFSGGNKSRTYSVVWQGPYNF, from the coding sequence TTGATCATAAAACAGAGAGTCAAAAATCCATATCTCTGCCAGCTAGAAGCGCTTGACCTCCGTGTTCCGGACCATCTGCCCCAAAAACAGGAGATTGCAACCCAATTAAACAAGGAAATGGCGGGATACAAGGGGGAATTGGCAGTGGAGTATCCACTAAGCTTCCTTCCTCATAATGATTTCCACATCATCCATGGCATCAGGCTGAAGGGCAGTACCTACCACTTCCAGATCGACACACTCCTCCTGGCACGCTCACTTATCATTCCCCTTGAAATTAAGAATTTTACAGGAAAAATTAAATTCGAAGAAAATGGACAATTTACCAGAACAGGAGCCAATGGTAAGCAGGAAGGGTATCTGAACCCTCTTATTCAGGCCAACTATCAATCTCATCAACTAAGGCAATGGCTATCAAAACGCGGTTATCACGATATTCCGATCCTCCCGCTAGTCATCATTGCTTTTCCAAGTACAATCATTGAATTCAACCCCCTGAATACCGAAGTGAATGAAAAGGTCCACCATTGCGGCAAGTTTCCAACAGTCGTTACAAATCTTCAAGATAACTATCCTGTAGATATCTTGAATACCAGCCAACTGCAAAGCCTCTCCAAATTGATCACCTCCTCCCACCAGCCTTATTTTTCAACTATCTCAAAGCAATTTCGAATCTCAAACGATGACTATAGTAAAGGGGTCTGGTGTCCTAACTGTGGAAACTTCCATATGATCAGGGTCAGGGGCACCTGGAAATGCACACCGTGTGGTTATACTTCACCAAAAGCCCATCTGCCGGCCCTGTTGAATGATTATCCGCTTCTGATCAACAACACCATTACCAACCGCCAAGCCAGGGACTTCCTGCAAGTGAATTCGGACACTGTAATTAAAAAACTGCTGCAAAACTCCTTGTCATCATTCAGCGGCGGAAACAAATCCCGAACTTACAGTGTCGTATGGCAGGGTCCTTACAATTTTTGA
- a CDS encoding RNA polymerase sigma factor: MQTETEHMLISAIFENKEYFTRIGRFLRTEADVEDALQEMIYKTFKSIRNLNEPNHLKTWLTRILINQCNDIIRKRPTVQVSTNMEPGGDDANFHKTEIRQIINMLNPELRTVAILFYYEDLMQKEIAELLNMPVGTVKSKLFDARAQLRKMLEEGK, encoded by the coding sequence TTGCAGACAGAGACAGAGCACATGCTGATTAGCGCCATTTTCGAAAACAAAGAGTACTTTACCCGTATCGGGAGGTTTCTCCGCACGGAGGCGGATGTAGAGGATGCGCTCCAGGAAATGATTTATAAAACCTTTAAATCTATTAGAAATTTAAACGAACCCAACCACTTGAAAACCTGGCTGACCAGGATTTTGATTAATCAGTGCAATGACATAATCAGGAAGCGGCCGACGGTGCAAGTGTCCACCAATATGGAGCCCGGCGGCGACGATGCCAATTTTCATAAAACCGAAATCCGCCAGATCATCAACATGCTGAATCCGGAGTTAAGAACGGTTGCCATTTTGTTTTATTATGAAGATTTGATGCAAAAAGAGATTGCCGAACTTCTGAACATGCCGGTAGGGACAGTGAAATCAAAACTGTTTGATGCCCGCGCCCAGCTTCGGAAAATGCTTGAGGAAGGGAAGTGA
- a CDS encoding helix-turn-helix domain-containing protein, producing MLQKWEEIVIDLQSIGQKIKQTRLMLKKTQQEIADQCGISKSMLSKIENGQSASALATLSKIAQALNIPLTWIINGQEEVDFIITKKDDRKFKMADIDLGYSYELLANPSHVSAIEPLIVTVTPKEQFKVNKPYTHSQDEFVFIIEGAIELFYNGEKYFMDKGDSAYFKGSNPHLFIPVDNEGATVLSVYINNPYT from the coding sequence TTGTTACAGAAATGGGAGGAGATTGTCATCGATTTACAATCTATAGGGCAAAAAATAAAACAAACTCGCCTAATGCTAAAGAAAACACAACAGGAAATTGCTGATCAATGTGGTATTTCTAAAAGTATGTTATCCAAAATCGAAAATGGCCAGTCCGCCTCTGCACTTGCTACTTTATCTAAAATTGCACAGGCTTTGAATATTCCGCTCACTTGGATTATCAATGGACAGGAAGAAGTTGATTTCATCATCACCAAAAAGGATGATCGAAAATTTAAAATGGCAGATATTGATTTGGGTTATTCCTATGAATTACTGGCCAATCCATCGCATGTTTCAGCTATTGAACCTTTGATTGTAACAGTTACACCTAAAGAACAGTTTAAAGTGAATAAGCCATACACACATTCGCAAGATGAATTTGTGTTTATCATTGAAGGGGCAATTGAGTTATTCTATAATGGGGAGAAGTATTTTATGGATAAAGGTGATAGTGCTTATTTCAAAGGCTCCAATCCCCATCTCTTTATACCTGTGGATAATGAAGGGGCTACGGTATTGTCTGTATATATTAATAATCCATATACATAA
- a CDS encoding tripartite tricarboxylate transporter permease translates to MGEILLISIVLAVIAGVIFSLLGLISGTDETAVMVPITLIVVLLGAPPEGVFAFFMAAVLSKHLTHAIPTALMGIPGDTMATPMMEHAGFLRRMGMPHIALRKMISGGIIGAFVALPVALIFAWVLSPFGEFFQSYSGLIFTIAAIFIGYLSKGRLASVLLILPMAMIYQGISHISASVLEKNLSISFFLGIAIGPMLVDLLIASSRSARPQVTKSEMNTYNLAPDRKAWKGRFPNPFKVLTKKQSAAVGGTALISSATFGLSPVGMTSMMGELVGSRTKGQYNKATSSLAAMNGVTESTYIAETIIPLVAFGIPLSPVALGPAQALFNAPPVYTSDPVNNLHTLLQPIDFLIYGLLGLVIAALIAYPFSMNYARKATVLIMKKINQEAIIGMFIGLVIVLSFYEGGIVGSLVTFSIASVVGLLNKFLGMSVGVQFMIFYGSSWMITTLLGM, encoded by the coding sequence GTGGGTGAAATACTACTAATCTCAATTGTTTTAGCAGTTATTGCCGGAGTTATCTTCTCCTTGTTAGGGCTTATTTCAGGGACGGATGAAACCGCTGTCATGGTGCCGATAACTTTAATTGTTGTTCTGTTAGGCGCTCCGCCAGAAGGCGTTTTTGCTTTCTTCATGGCTGCTGTTTTATCAAAACATTTAACACACGCTATTCCAACAGCCTTGATGGGTATTCCTGGTGATACTATGGCAACTCCAATGATGGAACATGCCGGGTTCTTGAGAAGAATGGGGATGCCCCATATAGCCTTAAGAAAGATGATTTCTGGTGGAATAATCGGTGCATTTGTCGCCCTTCCAGTTGCTTTAATCTTTGCTTGGGTTTTGAGCCCGTTTGGGGAATTTTTTCAAAGCTATTCAGGTTTAATCTTTACAATTGCCGCTATATTTATTGGGTACTTATCTAAGGGCCGTTTAGCGAGTGTCTTACTGATACTCCCTATGGCTATGATATACCAGGGCATTTCGCATATCAGTGCTTCAGTATTGGAAAAAAATCTATCCATTTCATTCTTCTTGGGAATTGCAATTGGTCCGATGTTGGTAGATTTACTAATTGCATCATCCAGGAGTGCAAGACCGCAAGTAACGAAAAGTGAAATGAATACGTATAACCTGGCTCCAGACAGAAAAGCCTGGAAAGGGCGTTTTCCAAATCCATTTAAAGTTTTAACTAAGAAACAAAGTGCTGCGGTTGGTGGAACCGCTTTAATTTCTTCAGCAACATTTGGCTTAAGCCCGGTTGGGATGACATCCATGATGGGTGAACTGGTTGGTTCCAGAACAAAGGGCCAGTATAACAAAGCAACCTCCAGCCTTGCAGCAATGAATGGGGTAACCGAATCAACATACATTGCCGAAACAATTATCCCGCTTGTTGCCTTTGGTATTCCATTAAGCCCGGTTGCATTGGGTCCGGCACAAGCCTTGTTTAATGCCCCGCCAGTTTACACGAGTGATCCTGTAAATAACTTGCATACTTTATTACAACCGATTGACTTCTTAATTTATGGTTTGTTAGGTTTGGTAATTGCGGCATTAATCGCTTACCCATTTTCAATGAACTATGCCAGAAAAGCAACAGTTCTAATCATGAAAAAAATTAACCAGGAAGCAATCATCGGTATGTTTATCGGGCTTGTTATTGTCCTTTCCTTCTATGAAGGTGGAATTGTAGGAAGTCTCGTTACCTTCTCAATTGCTTCAGTTGTCGGTTTGTTAAATAAATTCCTAGGTATGAGTGTGGGAGTCCAATTCATGATTTTCTATGGGTCAAGTTGGATGATTACTACTTTACTAGGTATGTAA